CGCGATGGATCCACCTGGTCGATCTGAACAACGACGGCTGGCTTGACCTGGTCGTGCCGATGATCGAGCACGACCGGAGCCTGATCCTCTGGGGCGCACCGGAGGGCTTCAGCATGGCCCGCTGCCAGGCCCTCTCGGTGATCCGGGCCGCCAGCGCCGCCGCCGCCGATTTCACCGGCAACGGCTATCCGGACCTGATCCTCGGCGGGCACATGCGCTCGCCTCAGGGCCCGCACGATTCGTTCGTCCACATCTACTGGAACGGACCCGACGGCCTGCGCGAGGATCGGCGGATGCTCCTGCCCGCCAACGCGGTCAACTCGATGGCGGTGGCCGACTTCAACCGCGACGGGACGCTGGACCTGTTCGTCGGCAGCTACGCCGACCACCGCGTGCGCGATCTGGACTCGTACATCTACTGGAACCGGCCGGGACGCCTGTTCTCGGAATCCGACCGCACGCGGCTGTTCACCCACTCGGTTGCCGGATGCCTCGCCGCCGACTTCAACGACGACGGCTGGATCGATCTGGCCGTGGCCAACCACAAGGTCTGGGGCGACCACACGGGCTACTCGGAAATCTGGTGGAACGGACCGGACGGCTTCAGTTCCAAACGCACCACGCGCCTGCCCAGCCGCGGCCCGCACGGCATCTCGCAGATCGGGCCCGGCAACGTCCTCGATCGCGGACCGGACGAGTACTACATCTCGAAACCCTTCAAACTGCCCGAGGGCGCGACTCTCCGACAGGTCAACTGGCAGGCGGAGCTTTTGCCCCGAACCTATGTGCGGGCGCAGCTTCGCTGGGCCTCGTCCGAGAAACAGCTTGTCCAGTCGCCCTGGTGCGGTCCGAACGGGCCGAATGGCTGGTTCGCCAACGGCCAGACCGTTCCGTCCCCGCTGCATCGAGGGCAATGGGTGCAGTATCGTCTGGCCCTCGGCTCAGCCAACAGCGGCGGCTCGCCGCGCCTCACCCAGGTCGCCCTCGACTACGACGGACAAGGTTGATCCGCCATCACCGGTAAAAATGCCGAGGGTCCTGACGGCGAACCGTCAGGACCCCTTTGCCGGAGGCAAATCATCGGCGAGCACGGAGGACTGATCCCGCGATTCCCGGACCGGTCACGCGGACCGGTCCGGAGTC
The window above is part of the Phycisphaerae bacterium genome. Proteins encoded here:
- a CDS encoding VCBS repeat-containing protein, whose product is RWIHLVDLNNDGWLDLVVPMIEHDRSLILWGAPEGFSMARCQALSVIRAASAAAADFTGNGYPDLILGGHMRSPQGPHDSFVHIYWNGPDGLREDRRMLLPANAVNSMAVADFNRDGTLDLFVGSYADHRVRDLDSYIYWNRPGRLFSESDRTRLFTHSVAGCLAADFNDDGWIDLAVANHKVWGDHTGYSEIWWNGPDGFSSKRTTRLPSRGPHGISQIGPGNVLDRGPDEYYISKPFKLPEGATLRQVNWQAELLPRTYVRAQLRWASSEKQLVQSPWCGPNGPNGWFANGQTVPSPLHRGQWVQYRLALGSANSGGSPRLTQVALDYDGQG